A portion of the Chloroflexota bacterium genome contains these proteins:
- a CDS encoding ABC transporter ATP-binding protein: protein MISVSHLTIRYPRTSKPAVQDVSFTLPAGSLTLLLGPSGGGKSTLALALTGIVPHHIYAHVEGQIRIGGLDPAEAEPARIAATAGILFQDPEAGFATLTVEDELAFGLENLAVPREAMPARIRAALARVGMEAFLKRRLDTLSGGEAQRIALAALLAMEPPILILDEPTANLDPQATREFFATLKRLKGEHTILLIEHKLDACWHLADRVLFLGEAGRLLAAGEPTATLEAHLPQILEAGIWVPSHLDPRAGRRPLLDAFPALNDAPPAVEVRNLEFAYPEGAPVLRGVNLRIPQGDFVALMGANGAGKSTLALHMAGLLPRPQAGEVRLFGKPRTALSPREQADLVGFVFQNPEHQFVTDRVWDELAYSLKVRGWPEARVRERVEALLDDFHLTAHAERNPFTLSQGQKRRLSVGTMLAAGQRLLILDEPTFGQDRNTAYALMDRLRALNQQGVTIVMITHDERLAWEYARRKVVLADGKVVRDEVLRG from the coding sequence ATGATTTCCGTCTCTCACCTCACCATCCGTTACCCACGCACGTCAAAGCCCGCGGTGCAGGATGTTTCCTTCACCCTGCCCGCGGGCAGTTTGACGTTGCTTTTGGGCCCTTCCGGCGGTGGAAAATCGACGCTGGCGCTGGCTCTGACTGGCATCGTGCCGCATCACATTTACGCCCATGTGGAGGGGCAAATTCGCATCGGCGGCCTCGACCCTGCCGAAGCCGAGCCTGCCCGGATCGCGGCCACGGCGGGCATCCTCTTTCAGGACCCCGAGGCCGGTTTTGCCACCCTGACGGTGGAAGACGAACTCGCCTTTGGCCTGGAAAACCTCGCTGTGCCGCGGGAGGCCATGCCTGCCCGTATCCGGGCAGCCCTTGCCAGGGTGGGGATGGAGGCTTTTCTCAAACGCCGCCTCGATACGCTTTCCGGCGGCGAGGCCCAGCGGATTGCCCTCGCGGCCTTGCTCGCCATGGAGCCCCCGATTCTCATCCTCGACGAGCCGACGGCCAACCTCGATCCCCAGGCCACGCGCGAGTTTTTTGCCACTTTGAAGCGCCTGAAAGGCGAGCATACCATTTTGCTCATTGAGCACAAGCTGGATGCCTGCTGGCACCTGGCTGACCGGGTGCTCTTTTTGGGGGAAGCCGGGCGGCTGCTGGCCGCTGGGGAACCCACCGCGACTCTGGAAGCCCATTTGCCCCAAATTCTGGAAGCCGGCATCTGGGTGCCCTCTCACCTCGACCCGCGCGCCGGGCGCCGGCCCTTGCTCGATGCCTTCCCGGCTTTGAACGATGCACCGCCCGCGGTGGAAGTCCGTAACCTGGAATTTGCCTACCCCGAGGGCGCGCCGGTGCTGCGGGGGGTGAATTTGCGCATCCCCCAGGGCGATTTCGTGGCGCTGATGGGCGCGAATGGGGCGGGGAAGTCGACGTTGGCGTTGCACATGGCCGGGTTGCTGCCGCGGCCCCAGGCGGGTGAGGTGCGCCTGTTTGGGAAACCGCGAACCGCGCTTTCTCCGCGCGAGCAGGCCGATTTGGTGGGCTTTGTCTTCCAGAACCCGGAGCATCAGTTTGTCACCGACCGCGTGTGGGATGAACTGGCGTATAGCCTGAAGGTGCGCGGCTGGCCCGAAGCGCGCGTGCGCGAGCGGGTCGAGGCGCTGCTGGATGATTTTCATCTCACCGCCCACGCCGAGCGCAACCCTTTCACCCTCAGCCAGGGGCAAAAGCGGCGGCTGAGCGTGGGCACCATGCTAGCAGCCGGGCAGCGCCTGCTGATTTTGGATGAACCGACGTTTGGGCAGGACCGCAACACGGCTTACGCGCTGATGGACCGCTTGCGCGCCCTCAACCAGCAGGGGGTGACCATCGTGATGATCACCCACGACGAGCGGCTGGCGTGGGAATATGCCCGCCGGAAAGTGGTGCTGGCGGATGGGAAAGTGGTGAGGGATGAGGTGCTGAGGGGATGA
- a CDS encoding amino acid permease yields MSHGRKMSVTLSRGMGLMDVTMIGVGAMIGAGIFGLTGIAAGEAGPVGLLLAFFLNGIITSLTGLTYAELGSAIPEAGGGYLWVRHALSRFWGFFAGWISWFSHSVACSLYAVIFGTFFVELLKLGNIHFSETPIFLGLSVEDLAIKVFALLVVALFMYVNLKGASETGTVGNVVTIFKIVVLLVLVGFGIKAMMNIPNWPDHFLRDPSPFPHGIWGVFGAMGLTFVAFEGYEIIAQSGEELKDPGRNLPKAIFYSIIIVVAIYLLVAFVAVGALTHAETGGLPAWMYLGKEGDRAMIRLATHIMPYGTLIMILGGLASTISALNATVYSSSRVSFAMGRGGDLPALFGKVHPRNRTPHMAILFSGLLIGFMAVALPVADVASGASLTFLMLFLLTNISLIQLRKTQPDLERPFKVPWVPALPLLAIAVQGFLAVDLLRASPIAWGATILWILLGIYLFRRWGGREEAQKEADTILLEETIAERRFSILVPVVSATEGREIAKLGAMLSYYYDGELFALHVVRVPHQLSLHDGRAFLKQGRPLLEAVVEVGQEYDVPVRTQLRLGRKVARSIVTAAQERHADLMLLHWPGYSETRDAHLGSIIDAISSNPPCDLAVVRLVKPVTPPRRILVPVAGGPHTQLAVEIAVAQAVYTAEKALKPGEPPPQIVALHLVPRDGDMKAAEERQRALMEQLTTITDFPVELRILPGDDVVQGVLSYAKERQFEQIVIGASEEGFLEQAVFGTIPQRIAQQAEVNVIMVKRYNPLKHGLLGRLKRNRETR; encoded by the coding sequence ATGAGTCATGGTCGCAAAATGTCCGTCACCCTGAGCCGCGGCATGGGGCTGATGGACGTCACGATGATTGGTGTGGGGGCAATGATCGGTGCAGGCATTTTCGGCCTCACCGGCATTGCCGCCGGCGAAGCAGGCCCCGTTGGCCTGCTGTTGGCGTTCTTCCTCAACGGCATCATCACCAGCCTCACCGGCCTTACCTACGCCGAACTCGGCTCGGCCATTCCCGAGGCAGGCGGCGGCTATCTCTGGGTGCGTCACGCCCTTTCGCGCTTCTGGGGCTTTTTTGCGGGCTGGATTTCATGGTTCAGCCACTCGGTTGCGTGCAGCCTCTATGCCGTCATTTTCGGCACCTTTTTCGTCGAACTGCTCAAACTGGGCAACATCCATTTCAGCGAAACGCCCATTTTCCTCGGCCTGAGCGTTGAAGATTTAGCCATCAAGGTCTTCGCCCTGCTGGTGGTCGCGCTGTTCATGTACGTCAACCTGAAAGGGGCTTCTGAAACCGGCACCGTCGGCAACGTGGTGACCATTTTCAAAATCGTGGTGCTGCTGGTGCTGGTAGGCTTTGGCATCAAAGCAATGATGAACATTCCCAACTGGCCCGACCACTTCTTGCGCGACCCCAGCCCCTTCCCCCACGGCATTTGGGGGGTATTTGGCGCGATGGGGCTGACTTTCGTAGCCTTCGAAGGCTATGAAATCATCGCCCAGAGCGGTGAAGAACTGAAAGACCCCGGGCGCAACCTGCCCAAAGCCATCTTCTACTCCATCATCATCGTGGTTGCCATCTACCTGCTGGTGGCTTTCGTTGCCGTGGGCGCCCTCACCCATGCCGAAACCGGCGGTCTGCCCGCGTGGATGTACCTCGGCAAGGAAGGCGACCGCGCCATGATCCGCCTGGCGACCCACATCATGCCTTACGGCACGCTGATCATGATTCTGGGCGGCCTGGCTTCTACCATCTCGGCGCTCAACGCCACGGTGTATTCCAGTTCGCGGGTTTCCTTTGCCATGGGGCGCGGCGGCGACCTGCCCGCCCTTTTCGGGAAGGTGCACCCCCGCAACCGCACGCCTCACATGGCGATCCTTTTTAGCGGCCTGCTGATTGGCTTCATGGCCGTGGCCCTTCCGGTAGCCGACGTCGCCAGCGGGGCTTCCCTCACCTTCTTGATGCTCTTCTTGCTGACTAACATTTCCCTCATTCAACTGCGTAAAACCCAACCCGACCTGGAACGCCCCTTCAAAGTGCCGTGGGTGCCTGCGCTGCCCCTCCTCGCGATTGCCGTGCAAGGCTTCCTGGCTGTGGACCTGCTGCGCGCCAGCCCGATTGCCTGGGGTGCGACCATTCTCTGGATTTTGCTGGGCATTTATCTCTTCCGGCGCTGGGGCGGCCGCGAAGAAGCCCAGAAAGAAGCCGACACCATTTTGCTGGAAGAGACCATCGCCGAGCGGCGCTTCTCCATTCTCGTGCCGGTGGTTTCGGCTACCGAAGGCCGAGAAATCGCCAAACTGGGCGCAATGCTTTCCTATTATTACGATGGCGAATTGTTCGCCTTGCACGTCGTGCGGGTGCCGCACCAGTTAAGCCTGCACGATGGCCGGGCCTTCCTGAAACAAGGCCGCCCCCTGCTGGAAGCCGTGGTCGAGGTGGGACAAGAATACGATGTGCCGGTGCGCACCCAGTTGCGGCTGGGGCGCAAAGTCGCCCGCTCGATTGTGACCGCGGCGCAGGAACGCCACGCCGACCTGATGCTACTGCACTGGCCCGGCTATTCCGAAACCCGCGATGCTCACCTCGGCAGCATCATCGACGCTATTTCATCCAACCCACCCTGCGACCTGGCCGTCGTGCGGCTGGTCAAGCCCGTTACCCCGCCGCGGCGCATCCTGGTGCCTGTGGCCGGAGGGCCGCACACCCAACTGGCCGTGGAAATCGCGGTCGCGCAGGCGGTTTACACCGCGGAAAAGGCGCTCAAACCCGGCGAGCCGCCGCCCCAAATTGTGGCGCTCCACCTCGTGCCGCGCGACGGCGATATGAAAGCCGCGGAAGAACGCCAACGCGCCCTGATGGAGCAGCTGACCACCATCACCGACTTCCCAGTGGAATTGCGCATTTTGCCGGGCGACGACGTCGTGCAGGGCGTGCTTTCCTATGCGAAAGAGCGCCAGTTCGAGCAAATCGTCATCGGTGCTTCCGAAGAAGGCTTTTTAGAGCAAGCCGTCTTTGGCACCATTCCCCAACGCATTGCCCAACAGGCCGAAGTCAATGTCATCATGGTCAAACGCTACAACCCCCTCAAGCACGGGCTGCTGGGGCGCCTGAAGCGCAATCGCGAGACCCGCTAA
- a CDS encoding thiamine diphosphokinase has protein sequence MHVLICANGVAEATTMAPEADLVVAADGGARLCEALRTRPDVLIGDLDSLTAAEVARWEAAGVEILRFPVDKDQTDLELALRLAVARGAQRITVLGALGGRWDQSMANLLLLAHPHWRDLDVVLMDGPQRAFLVHHAGVVEGKPGDTVSLLAVAGDARGVTATGLAFPLTDGVVPFGCALGVSNRLTASRAEITVRQGLLLVFHISGKHR, from the coding sequence ATGCATGTGCTGATTTGCGCCAATGGTGTGGCCGAGGCCACGACGATGGCCCCCGAGGCCGACCTTGTGGTGGCCGCCGATGGCGGCGCGCGGCTGTGCGAGGCCCTCCGCACGCGGCCCGATGTGCTCATCGGCGACTTGGATTCCCTCACCGCGGCGGAGGTCGCCCGCTGGGAAGCCGCAGGGGTGGAGATTTTGCGCTTCCCGGTCGATAAAGACCAGACCGACCTGGAACTGGCGTTGCGCCTCGCGGTGGCACGCGGCGCGCAGCGCATCACTGTTTTGGGGGCCTTGGGCGGCCGTTGGGATCAGAGCATGGCGAATTTGCTCTTGCTGGCCCACCCGCACTGGCGCGACCTGGATGTGGTGCTGATGGACGGCCCACAGCGCGCTTTCCTGGTGCATCACGCCGGGGTGGTGGAGGGCAAGCCGGGCGATACGGTTTCGCTGCTGGCAGTGGCAGGCGATGCGCGCGGCGTGACCGCCACCGGGCTGGCTTTCCCCCTCACAGATGGCGTGGTGCCGTTTGGCTGTGCCCTGGGCGTGAGCAACCGCCTGACTGCCTCGCGCGCCGAAATCACCGTGCGGCAGGGGCTGCTGCTGGTGTTCCACATCAGCGGCAAGCACCGCTAA
- a CDS encoding CoA-binding protein — translation MTSTLNPLHAFFAPRGVVVVGASTDPTKLGYGVARNLLEGGFPGAVHLVNPKGGQLLGHPLYPSVENVPDPVDLAVILIPAPAVPPVLEACGRRGIRAAIVASGGFRETGQQGAELEAACVEIAQRHDMRLMGPNCIGLVDTHLPLDTTFLPPPGPPVGNVAFITHSGALAAAVIDWARGQGFGFSRLVSLGNQADVNETDILPVVAADDHTRAIAMYLESVGAGRRFVETARTVARQKPIVALKVGRTEAGQQAAASHTGALAGQERAFEAAFRRAGVLRAGTVQQMFQWAEALAQQPLPRGDRVLILTNAGGPGVTAADAIAAEGLRLARLTAQTRQLLQEILPPAASLHNPVDMLASASPEQYAQALRLGLDDPGVDMVMVILPPPPMFSAGAVARAMIPLIQTADKPVVVVPMGDPLVAEAVAHLRAARVPEYRFPEDAASALGALYRRARWLETADQPPLQPVDEAAAATARRLLAEDTTPAGRWLPPNTIRALLTAYGIPTPQEAVARNAAEAAEAAEKMGFPVALKVVSPDIAHKSDAGGVVLGLETAAAVAEAYEAMMARLQAAFPQARLEGALVQQMAPEGQEVIVGAVRDPLFGPLVMFGSGGVEVEGLGDVAFALAPLTAADRGHLLESTWAGRKLAGFRNLPPADRPAVEDTLARLAQLAADFPTLAEIEINPLRVLPEGRGVLALDVRARRG, via the coding sequence ATGACCTCTACCCTCAATCCCCTGCATGCTTTCTTCGCGCCCCGCGGCGTGGTCGTGGTCGGCGCGTCCACCGACCCCACCAAACTGGGCTACGGCGTGGCCCGCAACCTGCTGGAAGGCGGCTTTCCCGGGGCGGTGCACCTGGTCAACCCCAAAGGCGGGCAACTTTTGGGGCACCCCCTGTACCCTTCCGTGGAAAACGTGCCCGACCCGGTGGATCTGGCGGTCATCCTCATCCCTGCGCCGGCGGTGCCGCCCGTGCTGGAAGCCTGCGGTCGCCGGGGCATTCGCGCCGCCATTGTGGCTTCCGGCGGCTTCCGGGAAACCGGCCAGCAAGGCGCCGAACTGGAGGCCGCGTGCGTGGAAATCGCCCAGCGCCACGACATGCGCCTGATGGGGCCGAACTGCATCGGCCTGGTCGACACCCACCTGCCGCTGGATACCACCTTTCTGCCGCCGCCCGGCCCGCCCGTGGGGAACGTCGCCTTCATCACCCATTCAGGGGCATTAGCCGCGGCGGTCATCGACTGGGCCCGCGGGCAGGGCTTTGGCTTTTCCCGCCTGGTCAGCCTGGGCAACCAGGCCGACGTCAACGAAACCGACATTCTGCCCGTGGTGGCCGCCGACGACCACACCCGGGCAATTGCCATGTACCTGGAAAGCGTGGGGGCTGGCCGCCGCTTTGTGGAAACGGCCCGCACCGTCGCCCGCCAAAAGCCCATCGTGGCGCTCAAAGTCGGACGCACCGAAGCCGGGCAACAAGCCGCGGCCTCGCATACCGGGGCCCTGGCCGGGCAAGAGCGCGCCTTCGAAGCCGCCTTCCGGCGGGCCGGGGTGTTGCGCGCCGGCACCGTACAGCAAATGTTCCAATGGGCCGAAGCCCTGGCACAGCAGCCTTTGCCACGCGGCGACCGGGTGCTCATTCTCACCAACGCGGGCGGGCCGGGCGTCACTGCTGCCGACGCCATCGCCGCCGAAGGGCTGCGGCTGGCGCGCCTGACCGCCCAAACCCGCCAACTGCTGCAAGAGATCCTTCCTCCCGCGGCCAGCCTGCACAACCCCGTGGATATGTTGGCCTCGGCCTCGCCCGAACAATATGCCCAGGCGCTGCGCCTTGGCCTGGACGACCCCGGGGTGGACATGGTGATGGTGATTTTGCCGCCGCCGCCCATGTTCAGCGCGGGCGCGGTCGCGCGTGCCATGATCCCCCTCATCCAAACCGCCGACAAGCCGGTGGTGGTGGTGCCGATGGGCGACCCGCTGGTGGCCGAAGCCGTGGCACATCTGCGGGCAGCCCGGGTGCCCGAATACCGCTTCCCCGAAGACGCCGCCTCGGCGTTGGGTGCACTTTACCGCCGCGCCCGCTGGCTGGAAACCGCAGACCAGCCCCCCCTGCAGCCGGTGGACGAAGCCGCAGCGGCCACCGCCCGCCGCCTGCTGGCAGAAGACACCACCCCCGCGGGCCGCTGGCTGCCCCCCAACACCATCCGCGCCCTGCTCACGGCCTATGGCATTCCCACCCCGCAAGAGGCCGTGGCGCGCAATGCCGCCGAAGCCGCCGAAGCCGCCGAGAAAATGGGCTTCCCGGTGGCGCTGAAGGTGGTCTCGCCCGACATCGCCCACAAGTCCGATGCAGGCGGCGTGGTGCTGGGGCTGGAAACCGCCGCGGCCGTTGCCGAGGCTTACGAAGCCATGATGGCCCGCCTGCAAGCGGCATTCCCGCAAGCGCGGCTGGAAGGCGCGCTGGTGCAGCAAATGGCCCCCGAGGGGCAAGAAGTCATCGTGGGGGCGGTGCGCGACCCGCTTTTCGGGCCGCTGGTGATGTTCGGTTCCGGCGGCGTGGAGGTCGAAGGGCTGGGCGATGTCGCCTTTGCCCTGGCCCCGCTGACCGCTGCCGACCGCGGCCACCTGCTGGAAAGCACATGGGCCGGGCGCAAACTCGCCGGCTTCCGCAACCTGCCCCCCGCCGACCGCCCCGCCGTGGAAGACACCCTCGCCCGGCTGGCGCAACTGGCCGCCGACTTCCCCACGCTGGCCGAAATCGAAATCAACCCGCTGCGCGTGCTGCCGGAAGGCCGCGGCGTGCTGGCTCTGGATGTGCGAGCGCGGCGAGGGTAA
- a CDS encoding helix-turn-helix domain-containing protein produces MVSMDFAAWLEEELKSRDWSQSELARRGHIRPNTVSRVLNRERAPGPEFCKAVARALGYPPEVVFRKAGILPPKPPQDEETEIALHLLKQLPPEKRQAALQFLKFLAQQESPPLDVSSLSDKKRAGAPALER; encoded by the coding sequence ATGGTATCTATGGACTTTGCAGCGTGGTTAGAAGAAGAACTAAAAAGCAGAGACTGGTCACAGTCTGAATTGGCGCGGCGGGGGCACATTCGCCCCAATACTGTCTCGCGGGTTTTGAATAGGGAGCGCGCCCCAGGCCCTGAATTTTGCAAGGCCGTTGCGCGTGCTTTGGGCTATCCCCCCGAAGTCGTCTTCCGCAAAGCAGGCATCCTCCCGCCCAAACCGCCCCAGGATGAAGAAACCGAAATCGCCCTTCATCTTCTCAAACAACTCCCCCCAGAAAAACGTCAGGCAGCCCTTCAGTTCCTCAAATTCCTTGCGCAGCAAGAATCTCCGCCTTTAGATGTTTCATCACTTTCCGATAAAAAGAGAGCCGGGGCCCCGGCTCTTGAGCGTTAA
- a CDS encoding thiamine permease produces MKTRPFVYAVLTAAFMLVVYYVAAVLRADAEGIAWNTVDAVVLAVLGLAAGAAWGSRPALAKWRTIDAILAANLALVFGLLFVGWSMIWDLAKPLEAAFPGARDLLYGFWFIAGIIAPYIIRKPGAAIAAETLAALAEFLAGGYWGLTLLISGLVQGGMAEVVFAATGYKKYNLTTLMLAGAAAGAGSLVVDYMFWYSNLKLGVLAAMLVARLISGAVLSGWLGKAIADGLYRAGALNSFAIARDEA; encoded by the coding sequence ATGAAAACCCGTCCTTTTGTCTATGCCGTGCTGACGGCGGCTTTCATGTTAGTGGTGTATTATGTCGCCGCGGTGTTGCGCGCCGATGCCGAGGGTATTGCCTGGAACACGGTCGATGCGGTGGTGTTGGCGGTGTTGGGGCTGGCGGCCGGTGCGGCCTGGGGCTCTCGGCCTGCGTTGGCGAAGTGGCGCACGATCGACGCCATCCTCGCGGCCAACCTGGCGTTGGTGTTCGGCCTGCTGTTCGTGGGCTGGAGCATGATTTGGGATTTGGCGAAGCCGCTGGAAGCCGCCTTCCCCGGCGCACGCGACCTGCTCTATGGCTTTTGGTTCATTGCCGGCATCATTGCGCCGTACATCATCCGCAAGCCCGGTGCGGCCATTGCAGCGGAAACCCTGGCCGCACTGGCGGAGTTCCTCGCCGGGGGCTATTGGGGGCTGACGTTGCTGATTTCCGGCCTGGTGCAGGGCGGCATGGCCGAGGTGGTGTTTGCCGCCACGGGTTACAAGAAGTACAACCTGACCACCTTGATGCTCGCCGGCGCGGCTGCGGGCGCGGGCAGCCTGGTGGTGGATTATATGTTCTGGTACAGCAATTTGAAACTCGGCGTGCTCGCCGCCATGCTGGTCGCGCGGCTGATTTCCGGCGCGGTGCTCTCGGGCTGGCTGGGGAAGGCCATTGCCGATGGCCTTTACCGCGCCGGGGCGCTCAATTCCTTCGCCATTGCCCGCGACGAGGCGTAA
- a CDS encoding PIN domain-containing protein: MPQVKLAAIDTNILIYLTAPSDDPPSDIPAETLLLQKKAQHLFTQFREQKIGIALPAVVAGEYLSHSAYSGENKLAQTLETLQAQFVILPFNTHAAEIYASLMHHRKEGGIITRYKDIMGVPRRCLHADIAILATAAAHNIADFYSGERKRFLRELAKATGLTVDIHYLDKVSFQERLL; this comes from the coding sequence ATGCCACAAGTCAAACTTGCCGCCATAGATACCAATATCCTCATCTACCTCACCGCGCCGTCCGACGACCCGCCCAGCGACATACCTGCCGAAACGCTCCTGCTGCAAAAGAAAGCGCAGCATCTTTTTACCCAATTTCGGGAGCAGAAAATCGGCATAGCGCTACCTGCGGTCGTCGCAGGCGAATACCTTTCCCACAGTGCGTACAGTGGCGAAAACAAACTTGCCCAAACGTTAGAAACGCTACAAGCCCAATTCGTCATCTTACCCTTCAACACGCACGCTGCTGAAATCTACGCCAGCCTCATGCACCACCGCAAAGAAGGCGGCATTATCACGCGCTACAAAGACATCATGGGGGTCCCCAGGCGCTGCCTCCACGCCGACATTGCCATCTTAGCCACCGCAGCCGCTCACAACATTGCCGACTTCTATAGCGGCGAGCGCAAGCGTTTCCTGCGTGAACTTGCCAAGGCAACAGGCCTTACTGTTGACATCCATTACCTTGATAAAGTCTCTTTTCAGGAACGCCTTCTCTAA
- a CDS encoding AIM24 family protein, protein MEVLSSIEVGDGTVVEVLQYPILRGSSDIRTAEKLFYATQSGLRLKMVHIKLNKSHVRVEPGALYFMKGNLEMKASTGGGVLKGLARKVVAGESFFVNEIHGTGEIYLEPTFGHFLLHRITQKESGVIVDRSLFYAGTAGLDISAAVQKNISSALLGGEGFFQTKITGEGVAVLYSPVPQEEIMRFTLEGDTLFVDGNFALMRSVQVDFSVRKSSKSLLSTAVSGEGLLQTFSGHGYVWIAPTQAIYEKLTTQTGLRSLSQPPGSSNTHTTTSTNKGKK, encoded by the coding sequence ATGGAAGTCTTGTCTTCAATAGAGGTCGGCGATGGCACTGTTGTTGAAGTGCTTCAATATCCTATCCTGCGCGGCTCATCCGATATTCGCACGGCTGAAAAACTGTTCTACGCCACGCAAAGCGGCTTGCGCTTAAAGATGGTGCATATCAAGCTCAACAAATCCCATGTCCGTGTAGAACCTGGCGCACTTTACTTCATGAAAGGCAACCTGGAAATGAAGGCCAGCACAGGTGGTGGCGTCCTCAAGGGACTGGCGCGCAAAGTTGTTGCTGGCGAATCATTTTTCGTCAATGAAATTCACGGCACAGGCGAAATCTATCTCGAACCCACCTTTGGCCATTTCCTTCTGCATCGCATCACCCAGAAAGAAAGCGGTGTCATTGTAGACCGTAGTCTTTTCTACGCTGGCACTGCTGGGCTAGACATCAGCGCGGCTGTCCAAAAGAACATTTCTTCCGCACTTCTTGGCGGCGAGGGATTTTTCCAAACTAAAATCACTGGCGAAGGCGTTGCTGTTCTCTATTCACCTGTTCCCCAAGAAGAAATCATGCGCTTTACCCTTGAAGGCGACACGCTTTTTGTTGATGGCAATTTTGCCCTTATGCGAAGCGTTCAGGTTGACTTTAGCGTGCGCAAAAGCAGCAAAAGCTTGCTCTCCACCGCTGTATCAGGAGAAGGTCTTTTACAAACTTTCTCTGGCCACGGATACGTTTGGATCGCCCCCACCCAGGCAATCTACGAAAAACTTACAACCCAAACGGGCTTACGCTCACTATCTCAACCTCCTGGTTCAAGCAATACCCACACAACCACATCGACGAACAAGGGGAAAAAGTAA
- a CDS encoding NUDIX hydrolase, producing MAYCYEYPRPAVTVDIVAFTVRQNRLHVLLIRRGRAPFAGKWALPGGFVSMEESLEAAAARELAEETGVENAYLEQLYTYGDPERDPRGRVITVAYFALIPADATVRAEGGDDAAQACWFPIDDLPPLAFDHGKIITYALRRLRYKLEYTAVGFQLLPETFTLSELQQVYEIILGEKLDKRNFRRRILQSGVIEATPHYQRGREGRPARLYRYKPDAVAEVKARRLFP from the coding sequence ATGGCCTACTGTTACGAATACCCTCGCCCTGCTGTTACGGTCGACATCGTCGCCTTCACCGTGCGGCAAAACCGGCTGCACGTCTTGCTCATTCGCCGCGGGCGTGCCCCATTTGCCGGCAAATGGGCCTTGCCGGGCGGCTTCGTAAGCATGGAAGAATCCCTCGAAGCGGCTGCCGCGCGTGAACTGGCCGAAGAAACCGGCGTCGAAAACGCCTACCTGGAACAACTTTACACCTACGGCGACCCCGAGCGCGACCCTCGTGGGCGGGTAATCACGGTGGCTTACTTCGCACTCATCCCGGCCGATGCCACAGTGCGCGCCGAGGGGGGCGACGACGCGGCGCAGGCGTGCTGGTTCCCCATTGACGACTTGCCGCCCCTGGCTTTCGACCACGGCAAAATCATCACTTACGCTCTCCGCCGTCTGCGTTACAAACTGGAATACACCGCCGTGGGCTTCCAGCTCTTGCCGGAAACCTTCACGCTCAGCGAACTGCAACAGGTTTACGAAATCATCCTGGGGGAAAAACTGGACAAACGCAACTTCCGGCGGCGGATTTTGCAATCGGGCGTCATCGAGGCCACGCCGCACTACCAGCGCGGCCGGGAAGGCCGCCCCGCGCGGCTCTACCGCTACAAACCCGATGCCGTAGCCGAAGTCAAAGCGCGGCGGCTGTTTCCCTAA